Within Ralstonia pickettii DTP0602, the genomic segment TGAAGGCCTCGCCCACGGTGCTGCCCACCGTCAGCGCGCCATGGTTGCGCAGGATCAGCGCCTCGCCTTTGCCGAGGTCCTCGATCAGCGAGGCCTGCTCGGCAGTGTCGAGCACCACGCCCTGGTACTCGTGGTAGCCGATCTTCAGGAAGCGCATGGCTGTCTGCGTGATCGGCAGCAAGCCGCATTCCAGCGACGACACCGCCATCGAGGCCCAGCTATGGGTGTGGATCACGCAGGCCACTTCCGGGCGGGCATGGTGGACGGCGCTGTGGATCACATAGCCGGCCTTGTTGATGCCGTAGTTGTGTTCCCCGAAATCCGGCTTCGACAGGATCTTGCCGTCGTGGTCGACCTTGATCAGGCAGCTCGCTGTGATCTCCTCATACATCATCCCATAGGGGTTGATCAGGAAGGCATCTTCCTCGTCGGGCACGCGCACGGAGATGTGGTTGGCCATCATGTCGGCCATGCCATACAGCTCCACCAGCCGGTAGCAGGCAGCAAGGTCCACGCGGGCCTGCCACTCGGCCTCACTGCACTGCTCGCGCATCGAAGGGATGTTCAGCACACCGGGTTTCCTCATGGTCGGGCTCCTTTGTCTTTTGTCCTGGGACTTTTCAGTCCGAGCCGAGGGTCAGTCCGCTCGGCTTGCGTTTTTCGATATTGAATTTGAGCAACGCCGCGCTGCGATAGATGCCGTGCGCGAACTTGCCATAGGGCAGCGTCGCGAACAGCGCCATCACCACACCGAGGTGGATGGCAAGCAGCGTCGCCATGGCCGCCGTCTCGCGCCACGCCAGCAAGGCCAGGCCGGTCGCACTGGTCAGCAGCAGCAGCGCGATGAAACCGCGGTCCATCGGACGCTGCTTCGTGTCGCCCTGCATCGGATGCCGCCGCAGGTTCAGCCACAACAAGCCCGCGGGACCAATCAGCAGGCCCACGCCCCCGGCAATGCCGAGCAGCACCGGCAGGCTGAGCACCGGATACGGCGCATGCCAGCCCAGCAGATAGTGATAAGCCGTCGCCACGGTCGTGGACGCAAAGCACAGCATGAAGCCGTAGAACGTGAAATGGTGGAAACGCCGCCGCGCCAGCGTGAAGCGGTCGTCCGCTTCATTGCAGCCTTCGCCGTGGCCGCCATCCAGGTACGAGAGCGTCAGCACGTTCTTCGTGGCTTCGGCAACGGCCGATGTCGACGCGGTACCCGCCGACACATCGCGCCAGAACCCACGTACCCCGATGCCGAGCGCAAGCACGGCAAAGCCGAACACCGCGCCGAACAGGCTCGCCAGCGTGTTGTGCGGGAACACCGCGTAGAAATTGCCGCCGGCATACTCGCGCCACAGCGGACCGCCCAGCACCACGGCCAGCACCAGGAACAGCGCCAGGCCAACCGCAAGCGCCACCGATACCGTCAGGCCGTTGCGCTGGTACAGCTTGCCCAGCGGGGCCGGCCAGGCATACTCGGTGTAGGTCTCCAGCCGCACCTTCGCC encodes:
- a CDS encoding aldolase, which gives rise to MRKPGVLNIPSMREQCSEAEWQARVDLAACYRLVELYGMADMMANHISVRVPDEEDAFLINPYGMMYEEITASCLIKVDHDGKILSKPDFGEHNYGINKAGYVIHSAVHHARPEVACVIHTHSWASMAVSSLECGLLPITQTAMRFLKIGYHEYQGVVLDTAEQASLIEDLGKGEALILRNHGALTVGSTVGEAFNWMHRLELACRSQVAAMSCGTPLHAVPADVLQETWNNYQPGTRRPYGVMEWPALLRKLDRMDPSFRD
- the tcuB gene encoding tricarballylate utilization protein B (with CitA (TcuA) catalyzes the oxidation of tricarballylate to cis-aconitate; originally thought to be involved in citrate utilization~K13795: citB, tcuB; citrate/tricarballylate utilization protein); protein product: MKQLEALAREARDLAAESGGASGEAGGRKAIPIRVLPLTDNEAEVARQMQICNACRYCEGFCAVFPAMTRRLEFGKADVNYLANLCHNCGACYHACQYAPPHEFGVNVPQAMAKVRLETYTEYAWPAPLGKLYQRNGLTVSVALAVGLALFLVLAVVLGGPLWREYAGGNFYAVFPHNTLASLFGAVFGFAVLALGIGVRGFWRDVSAGTASTSAVAEATKNVLTLSYLDGGHGEGCNEADDRFTLARRRFHHFTFYGFMLCFASTTVATAYHYLLGWHAPYPVLSLPVLLGIAGGVGLLIGPAGLLWLNLRRHPMQGDTKQRPMDRGFIALLLLTSATGLALLAWRETAAMATLLAIHLGVVMALFATLPYGKFAHGIYRSAALLKFNIEKRKPSGLTLGSD